In Methanobrevibacter arboriphilus JCM 13429 = DSM 1125, a single window of DNA contains:
- a CDS encoding DUF4411 family protein, producing the protein MKPDAYKEIKKLFPYNENEKHKVVEWADKHEKMFVGPKDNKYGEESNFIRKKLPGWYKYHTNREISGDLELIIHAKAYNLVLVTLEGWNCDKSKQKSLKIPNVCRLLGAYCRNGKESTFEINPVTGPFQCIDFTELFRREQLYK; encoded by the coding sequence ATTAAACCAGATGCCTATAAAGAAATTAAAAAATTATTCCCTTATAATGAAAATGAAAAACATAAAGTAGTTGAATGGGCAGATAAACATGAAAAAATGTTTGTTGGTCCAAAAGATAATAAATATGGGGAAGAATCAAACTTTATTAGAAAAAAACTTCCTGGCTGGTATAAATATCATACTAATCGTGAAATTTCTGGAGATTTAGAGCTTATTATTCATGCCAAGGCTTATAATCTTGTTTTAGTTACTTTAGAAGGTTGGAATTGTGATAAAAGCAAACAAAAATCTCTTAAAATACCTAATGTGTGTAGATTATTAGGGGCTTATTGTAGGAATGGAAAAGAAAGTACATTTGAAATAAACCCTGTTACAGGTCCTTTCCAGTGTATTGATTTTACTGAACTGTTTAGGAGAGAACAACTATATAAATAA
- a CDS encoding PRC-barrel domain-containing protein — translation MENKNIPKKEEKLWSEVKGYQVATNNARILGSLDELVINEKSGKIVDIAIKVEQGRNIHVKGSKRNGDLLLVPFAKVEKVGEFIIVTE, via the coding sequence ATGGAAAATAAAAACATCCCTAAAAAAGAAGAGAAACTATGGAGTGAAGTTAAAGGATATCAGGTAGCTACTAATAATGCTCGTATTCTTGGTTCTCTCGATGAACTTGTCATTAATGAAAAAAGTGGTAAAATTGTGGATATAGCAATTAAAGTTGAACAAGGTAGAAACATTCATGTTAAAGGCTCTAAAAGAAATGGAGATTTATTATTAGTTCCTTTTGCTAAAGTTGAAAAAGTAGGGGAATTTATAATAGTTACAGAATAG
- a CDS encoding NTP transferase domain-containing protein has product MIIAVLMAGGKGKRMNINTEKPLFKLFDKYLIDHVLDNLKESKYIDKIFIAVSPHTPETKKYISKKFFNSEKFFNSEKFFNYLETPGNGYVEDLSFILSHFEKKSSDDILLFINTDLPFVSTNIIDYILEKYMENDVDAMSVLVPISIFEEYGIKPSLVFDNLVPSGLNILLSRNEVQNEEKLIIPQIELALNINTTDDAKLAYLLSESNQIHDV; this is encoded by the coding sequence ATGATAATAGCTGTTTTGATGGCTGGAGGTAAGGGAAAAAGGATGAATATAAACACTGAAAAACCTCTCTTTAAACTTTTTGATAAGTATCTGATTGATCATGTTTTAGATAATTTAAAAGAATCTAAATATATTGATAAGATTTTTATAGCTGTAAGCCCTCATACTCCTGAAACTAAAAAATATATCTCTAAAAAGTTTTTTAATTCTGAAAAATTTTTTAATTCTGAAAAGTTTTTTAATTATTTAGAAACTCCTGGAAATGGTTATGTTGAAGATCTATCATTTATATTATCTCATTTTGAAAAAAAATCTTCTGATGACATATTATTATTTATAAATACTGATCTACCTTTTGTTTCTACAAATATTATTGATTATATTCTAGAAAAGTATATGGAAAATGATGTTGATGCAATGTCTGTTTTGGTTCCTATTTCAATTTTTGAGGAGTATGGAATTAAACCTTCTTTAGTATTTGATAATTTAGTTCCTTCTGGTTTAAATATCTTATTAAGTAGAAATGAAGTACAAAATGAGGAAAAATTAATTATTCCTCAAATTGAGTTAGCTCTAAATATAAACACTACTGATGATGCTAAATTAGCTTACTTATTATCTGAAAGTAATCAAATACATGATGTATAG